Part of the Deinococcus arcticus genome is shown below.
GCCGAATTCCATGATGGGCAGGCCGACGGCCAGAAGGGCGGCTGGCGCTTCTATGCCAACGGCGCCCTGAACCCCGAGAGCCGCTTCTGGGTGGCCATTGACGACCAGAATGCCAACCCCTGGAATTCCGACGGCGTGCGCCCCGACGCCGTGGTGCCCGACACCACCCGGGTGCTGGGTGCCCAGGACCGCAGCGGGCTCCTGAAAGCCTCTGAAGACGGCCGCGAACTGGTGTTCCGCAGCGACAGCCCGCTGCTGGCCACGCTGAAAGAAGGCATGGTGCTGGCCAGCCGCCCCACCGGGGCCGCCCCGGCCGGGTTGCTGGGCCGCGTGAAGGCCATTGAGGTGCAGGGCGAGACGACCACCGTGTACACCGGCGAGGTCACGCTGGAAGAGGTCATTCAGGACGGCGATCTGGACGCGGCGGTGGCGCTGGACGAGGGCAACATTGATTACGAGAAGTCCGGCGAGATGATCCGGGCGCAGCGGGCCCAGAGCCAGGGGAACCTGGGCGCCCAGCGCGATTTCCGCCTCTTTACCTTCAACAGGTCGCCTTTCTGCCTCTACGACCACGCGCAACGCGACCTGAGCTGCGACGACGGCGCCGCGGGCGGTCTGCGCAGCCGCGTGCCAAGCACCAACTACGCCACCTTCGACGGCCAGCTGAATGCCCAGGCCGACGCCTTTATCAATGTCAGCATCCGCTGGTTCAGCCTGCGGCACTTTGACGCCGGGGTGAAGCTCACGCAGTCGGCCCGCGCCGTTGTGGAAGCCAAGGGCTCGTACAGCTGGAACGAGGCCAGGGACCTGAGCCAGTGGCAGGTGGTGTTCTCGCCCATCACCTTCATGATCGGGCCGGTGCCGGTGGTGATCACGCCCATTCTGGTGCCCACGGTGGGCACGAACGGCCAGATCAGCGCCACGCTGCGCTACGAGGTCTCGCAGAGCTTCAATGGCCGCTACGGCGTGGAATACAACCGGGGCAACGGCTGGAGCGGCATCAGCCAGCACAGCGCGAATGTGAACAGCCAGCCCGCCACGGTCAGCGGCACCGGCCATGCCCACGCCTACGTGGGGGCCAAGGGCATTCTGGCGCTCTACAGCGCGTCCACCAGCGGCCCGCAGGTGTTCGTGCATGCCAAGCCCTTCGCTGAGGCCGATGCCCGCGCCACCGTCGTGGTGGGCCAAGGCGCCAGCTTCGAGATCTGCCCGGCGGTGGGCGTGCGCGCCGATGCCGGGGTGGCCTTTCCCCTGATCACCTCCAGCACGTGGCAGGCGCAGGTGCTGGACTGGAAGCGCCCCCTGCCCTGCTGGACCGGCGGCCAGCCCGGTCCCAGCAACCCCGGCACGCCCTACACCGATCTGAACCTGAACTTCACCAGCGTGACGGGCGACGTGGAGGTGGACAAGATTGACCCGGTCAGCGGCGCGGTCACCCGCATCGGCAATCTGGGCGGCAACGGGACCCTGAACATCGTGAACGACCTGAACGCTACGGGCGACACGATCATCCGCGTCAGCAGCATCTCGCGCCGCTCCTCGGGCATTTTCGGCAGCTACCGGCGCAACATCGATCTGGCCGTGACCGCTGGTGGGCGCACGGTGTACGATCCCGCCGGCACCGGCTGCACCAGCTGCCACTCCGCGGAGGTCTACCGCTTCACCGTGAACAAGGCCAGCGGCACGATTCGCTGGTAAGCCACCGACGAACGACCCAGCTGTTGCCCCACCCCCGGTTCCCAGCGAGCCGGGGGCGGTTGTCTGTGGGGTCAGGCGGCTGGGGCGCGGCGTCTGTGTGGTGCGGGCAGGGAAGGAAGGAGCTGGGGGCCAGGGTCCCCTGGGGTCAGCGGGCCCCCGTGGTGCCCAGCTCCCGCCGCACCTTTTCGGGCTCCCGGTGCAGGGAGCACACCGACGTGGGCGAGAACCCGCAGGCGTTCTGTCTGACACTGGGCTGCGGCCTGCGCCGGCGGGGGGGCTGGGGCAGGGCGGTCTGGAACCCCGCGCAGGCCCAGCAACGCCGCTGCCCGACCTGAGCCCACAGCAAAGGCGGCCACGGAACACGAGGTCCTGTGGCCGCCGGGCAGGGCTGCTTATTCTTCCCAGGTGAAGTTCCAGACTGCCCAGCTCGACCCACCGTAGGACCGCACCGCCGAGGCGAAGGTCCTGGCCCAGTTGTTGCACGAACCGCGCACGATCCAGGCCTTGCCAGCGCAGATGTCCAGCATGTTGCTGAGAAACAGGTCGTCTACCTCGCGGCGCAGCGAAACGTGGTCCACCTGATCGCGCTGGCCGCTGGCCACCTGCGCCTCGTTGGCCAGGCGGGGAATGTTGCGGTAGGCGAAGTCGTGCAGGCGGCAGGCCGGGCCAAAGGTCTGGCTGTACAGCGCGGTCATGCCCAGGGTCAGGATGTTGGTCAGCGTGGTGGTGGAGCACCCGTCCTGGCTCCAGTTCAGGCCCGCGTGGGGCGTGGCCTGGGCCTGCACCGCCGCCCAGTCGGTGGGGGTCTGGTCTACCAGGGCCTTTTGCGCGGGGTAGTGCTGGGCGCGCGCCTGGTCCAGCGCGCTGGCGCTGCCCCGGGTCAGGTTCACGGCAAAGGCGGCCCGCGCGTCAATGGTGGCCACCTGCGCCAGGGTCCAGTAGCGGTAGAACGAGGTGCCCCCGCCGCCCGGATCCACCGGGCACTCAATGGCGAAGGGATCGCAGCTGGGGTCCTCGGGAACGATGAACTGCGGCTGTACGGTGGGCGCCCTTGGTGCTGCGGAGGTGGGTGCCGGGGCAGCGGTCTCTGGGGGCGCCGCGCCCCCGCAGGCAGCCAGGCTCAGCGCCAGCGTGAGGGCGCCAGCGGCGCGGCGAAGGGGTGCGGTCTGCGCCGCAAGGCGGGGAAAGAACAGCAGGTCGGCCATGGGTCTCCGGTGCGGGCCGCGTGAACTTCGCTGCCGCGAGTCGGCCCGCAGACAGGGGCAGTGTGGCCCGCCGCCCGGGAACGTCCAGGGAACGCCCCCCGGGGTAAACCTTCCTTTATTCCCCTCTTGTGTGGGCGCCGGGGCCCGGCGCGCAAGCTGGGCCCATGACCGACTCCAAGACCAGCTACGACCCCGCCAACCAGACCCCCGCCGAGGGCGGCTCGCCGCAGGGCCAGGGTGAAAGCCAGGGGCAGGCGCCCAACGTGGACCCCGCCGCCAAGTCTGGCCCCGCCGAGGGTGGCCGCGAAGAGATTGAGGACAGCGAGGCCCCCGAAGCCGCCGGCCGCTCCTGAGGCCATGACGCCCGAGCCCACCCTGAATGCGGCCCGCCCGGAGAACGAGCGGGCCGAACTGCTGGTCTGGATGAAAGAGCAGGTGCGGGAAGCCTACGGTGAGAAGCCACTTTCTCCACGCCGGGACCCCCTGCACGAACTGATCAGCACCATCCTCTCGCA
Proteins encoded:
- a CDS encoding phospholipase A2; translated protein: MADLLFFPRLAAQTAPLRRAAGALTLALSLAACGGAAPPETAAPAPTSAAPRAPTVQPQFIVPEDPSCDPFAIECPVDPGGGGTSFYRYWTLAQVATIDARAAFAVNLTRGSASALDQARAQHYPAQKALVDQTPTDWAAVQAQATPHAGLNWSQDGCSTTTLTNILTLGMTALYSQTFGPACRLHDFAYRNIPRLANEAQVASGQRDQVDHVSLRREVDDLFLSNMLDICAGKAWIVRGSCNNWARTFASAVRSYGGSSWAVWNFTWEE